The Candidatus Eisenbacteria bacterium genome contains the following window.
GTAGCCCTTGCCCCAGTGCGCGCGAGCGAGGGCCCACCCGACCTCCTGGCCGGGCCAGCCCTCCGGCTCGTAGAGGCCGACGCGACCCACCACCGCGCCGGTCGACTTCTCCTCGACCGCCCACATGCCGAATCCCCGGAGCGTCCAGTGCCCCACCATCACCGCCATGCTCCGCCAGGCGTCTCCACGGGAGAGCGGAGTGCCGCTGTTGAGGTAGCGCATCACCTCGGGATCCGCGTGCATCGCGGCGTAGGCGTCCAGGTCGCCCTCGGTGAAGGATCGGAGCAGGAGTCGTTTCGTCTCGAGAATGGTCATCGGCTTCCCTCCCCTGCCTGGGCACACGATGTCGAGCGGTCCGCGGATCCCTGTCGATCCCGTCCGTCCTTCTCGAGGTCCGCCGTTCGGGAACGTGACACCGTGATGCCCTGACCGTATCATGTCGCGTCTCTGGTTCCGCGCGACCGATGCATGGACCCGCCAGACGACCCGCTCCGTCTGATCGGCCGCCCCGGACCGCACCTTCCGGAGGAATCCATGAACGGCTCCCATTGCTTCCGGAACACCGGCGCTGTCGCCGCGGCTCTCCTGCTCCTGTCGCTCACGTCCCATCCCGCTCCGGCACAGACCAGCCGGAACATCACCCTGCTTTCGCGCGTGCATTCGTACAAGGAATACTCGGCATGCTGGTCGTACGTGCACCACGACGGACGGGAGTACGCGATCCTGGGCGCGACGAACGGCGCCTCGATCGTCCGCCTCACCGACCCGACCCATCCCGTCGAGGTGGCGTTCATCCCGCTCAAGGATACGTCCTGGCACGAGATGAAGCAGTACCGGCAGCACGTCTACATCTCCACGGACGGGCTCCATACCGGAACCCGGGCGCTCGAGATCCTCGACATGGGCGATCCGGACCGTCCGAAGCGAGTCGGTTCCTTCAACACGGATCTGGGGTTCATCCACACCGTCACGGTCGACGAGGAGCGCGGACTTCTCTATCTGAACGGGATGCCGCCGGAGGAACACGAGGCGCTCCGCGCCTCGAAGAGGGATGCCGCGATGCGAGGGGATGTCGAGATCATGCGTCATCCGGAAGGTCCCGGCTTCGGCTCGATGCACATCTACTCGCTCGCGGACCCCGAGCGTCCCGTGGAAGTGGGTCACTACGGCGAGTACGTCCATGACCTCCACGTGAGGGGAACGCGCGGCTACGCGTCGCTCGTCTACGACGGCTTCCTGGCCGTGCTGGACCTGTCCGATCCCTCGGATCCCAAGGAGATCCATCGGTTCCACTCGCCGCGGTTCTTCACGCACAGCGCCTGGACCAGCGCGGACGAGCGGTACCTCTACATCTGCGACGAGATGTCCGGTCCGCGCTCCCTGAGCGCCTGGGACATCGGCGACATCCAGAATCCGGTTCCCGTCTGGGCGCACGAGGCGCTCCCCCGCCACATCCCGCACAACCCTCGGGTGCGTGGAAACGATCTCTTCCTCTCGCACTACACCGCCGGCGTCCGCGTCTGGGACCTTTCCAATCCCGCCTGGCCGGTCGAGTACGGGTTCTACGACACCTTCGATTCCTTCGACGGAGGCTTCTACGGGAACTGGGAGGTGGCACCGTACTTCCCTTCGGGAATCTTCGTCATCAGCGACATCAACTCGGGCCTCTACGTCTTCAGGATGGAGCCGAAGCGCCATGGCATCGTGCGCGGCACGGTACGGGATCAGACTTCCGGGGCGCCGCTCGCCGGCGCCACGATCACCGCCCAACCCGGGGGGATGACCGTGAGGAGCGGATTCGACGGACGGTTCGCGATGGCGCTCGATGCGCCGGGCTCCTACACGCTCACGGTCACCGCGTTCCGGTACCAGGCCGGCACGTTCTCACCGGCCGGCGTCACGGTCGGGAGCGACGAGACGATCCTCGCGGCGCTGCCTCGGAGCGATGCCGGCTTCATCGAGGGCACCGTCACCGCGTCGGGCGGGGATCCGCTCTCCGACGCGGAGCTCGTCCTGGAAGGAACGCCGTCTCGGGGCACTTCCGATGCTACGGGCCGCTTTCGGATCGAGCCCGTTCCCGCCGGCGCGTACGTGCTCCGTTGCCTGCGCCCGGGATTCGCGCCGGAGCGGCGGGACGTCACGCTCGACGCGTCGGGCGTGACCTCGGACTTCACGCTTCTCCCCGCGGCCTTCTACGATGACGCGGAGACCGACCGGGGGTGGAAGCTCCAGATCTCCAAGGACGACGCGGTGACCGGTCGCTGGATCCGGGACGTTCCGGTCGGGAGCGGGGTACCCTCCTTCTTCCAGCCCCAACCCGGAGCGGACCACACGCCCGGCACCGGAACGCGATGCTTCGTGACCGGGAACTTCCCCGACCCCTTCAACCCCTTCGCGGGTTCGGTGACCGAGGGAAAGACCACCTTGACCAGTCCCTCGCTCTCGGTCGAGGGGTTGGCCGACCCGCGCCTTGGTTTCTGGCGGTGGTACACGAACGAGTGGCCGGCGATCTTCTTCGCGGTCGAGGATGCTCTCATGACCCAGATCTCGGGCGACGGAGGACGGAGCTGGATCACCGTCGACTCGTCGCTGCGGACGACCAACGCCTGGGAGTACGTGGAGATTCGAGTGCGTGACTGGCTGCCGTCCGCGTCCAGCGTCCAGGTTCGTGTCGTCGCCGAGGACGGCGGGATGGAGCCGTCCTTGGTCGAGGCCGCCCTCGACGACTTCGCGGTCTACTCCGGCGGAGGCGGAAGCGCGCGACTGGCGCCTTCCATGGCTCGTGGAAGTAGCCTGGAGCCCCTGCCGTTCTCGCTGAGACGCTCGGGGCCGAATCCCTCCCGGGACGGCAGCGCGCGCGCGTCGCTCTCGCTGAGACGCCCCGCGGCGGTGGACGCGGAGGTCTTCGACGTGCACGGCCGCCTCGTACGCTCCCTGAGGATGGGAACGCTACCTGCCGGGACCCACGAGGTCGCGTGGGGCGGACGCCTTCGCGACGGATCGCCGGCGCTCTCCGGCCTGTACTGGATGCGGGTCCGAGCAGGGAGCGAGAACGCCGCCCTGAGGATCGTGGTGACACGGTAACGCCGGAACGATTGCGCCCGCCGGATGAGGTGAGCTTGACAGGTCGGCCACGAGAGCGCGGCCCCGGTGTCTCGCGCCGGGGCTTTCCGTTGACGCCGCTGGTGGGATTCGGAGCGATCGCCGTCTACGCTTGGCTCACGCCGCCCGTGAGCGGCCTGGGGGATGGTCCCGAATTCACCGTGGGACTCGCGACCGCGGGGCTCGTTCATCCCCCCGGCTACCCCCTGTACCTCCTCGCGGGACATCCGTTCGTGCGCTCGCTCCACGCGCTCGGCGCGTCTTGGGCGTGGGCCTCCAATCTCTGGAGCGGCGTTGGCGCCGCGCTCGCGGTGGCGCTCACGTTCGCGGTCGCACGGCGCCTCGTTTCAGTCGATCGGCGCGCCGAGGGTCTCGCCCTTCTGGCCGCTCTTCTGCCCGCGGCACTGCTCGCGTTCAACCCCGTCCTGTCGCGCGAGGCGGTCGAGGCCGAGGTGAACTCCTGGGCGCTCGCCTGGACGATGGGGATCGTTCTCTGCTTCGTCGCCCTGATGCTTCGCGTCGAGGAAGGCTCTGCCCCGCGGTCGACGGAAGCCATGGGATGGGGAGTCGTGTGCGGGATCGGACTCGCGCACCATCCGATGTCCGTGCTCGTCGCCGTGCCCCTGACCGCCGCGCTCGGCGTGTCGCTCGCCAGACGTGGATGGTTGGGCCCGCGTCTCGGCCTCGCGGCCCTGGCCGGAGCCATGGTGCCGCTCGCCGCGTACGCCTGGGTCGGTTGGCGCGCCGCACATCCGGCGCCCGGACAGTGGCGCGACATCGCTCCGACATGGCAGTCCGTCTGGCATCACGTCACCGCGGCCCGCTACCGGATGTACGTGGGATCCTTCGCGCCCGACCTCGAGAGCCGCCGGCTCCTCGCGGTCGGCGTCTACCCGTACCTGCTGCCCGGGATCCTGCTGCTCGTCGCGGCGTATGGCCGGGCGGTGCGCTCGCCGGAGCGACGGCTTCTCTGGCTGGGACTCTTCGCGGCCGCCGTGGCTCCCGCGCTGGGCGCGCGAGCTTACGGCGTCCCCGATCCGGCCCCGTACTTCCTTCCCGCGGTGGGGATCTCGCTACTCGGACTCGCGCCGCTCGCCGGGGTTCTGCTGAGGCGCGGTCTTCCGGGCGCCGCGCTCCTCGGAACCGGACTGGCCGCGGCCATGGGCCTCGCTTGGAACGAAGCCTTTGAAGCACGAGCCAGGTATCGGGACGTGGAGCATTTCGATCGGCAGGTGCGCGATCTCTGGAGTCAGGTCCCACAAGACCGCGTGATCGTCCTCTGGCATGCCGATCAGGTCTCGCGCCTCGTCGAGTACCAGGTCCTGCGCGGCGAACGCTCGGCGGCGTGGGTGGGGACGCCCGACTGGCTCCTGGATCCCGTCGTTCGAGGCGAGCTCCGGAGACGCTACGGCGCGGATCCCGTCGCGCACCTGACGGTCCCGAGAGTTTCACCGAGAGATCCGCATGCCGAGCGGATTCGAATGGAGTTCTTCGAGGAGGCGGCGTTTCGGCTCGCGTCGGAAGCCGGCGTTCCGGTCTACTGGTTCGACCCGACGGTTCCTCTGCTTCGAAGGGTGCCTCAGATGGGTTCAGCCACGTACCCTTGAATCAAATGGCGGGGCCGACGGGACTCGAACCCGCGACCTCCTGCGTGACAGGCAGGCGTTCTAACCAGCTGAACTACGACCCCACCGAGGGTGTTTCAAAGCAGAAAGGGGAGTATAGGGTCGGGGTGCAGGACGGTCAATCCCAAAGGCTTGGGGCGGTTCCCGGCTACAGGATCATCAGTTTCGCGCGCCGGTAGTAGTGCCCCAGGATCTGCCGGTAGCTCTTCCCCGCCTTGGCCATCCCCATCGCGCCCCACTGGCAGAGCCCGATCCCGTGGCCGTTGCCGGCGCCCGTCGCGATCACCTGGGTCGCGCGCCCCTTCCGATCCCGCAGCACGCCGATCTTGAGGAAGGCGCTCCGGAGGATCGCGTCCTTTCCCGGGCGGCGGATCGCCCATCGCGTCCGGTCGCCGCGCACCGTCCACTCGCCTCGGGTCGTGACGACCGCGAGCTCGCCCACGCGACCGGATCGCCCGCGGGACTTCACGCGGACGTCGACGAGGTCCCCCGCGAGAACTCCGGCATCGCCTCCTTCCGACGGAGCGTGCCGCCGAAGGGAGGCCATGAACGCGTCCACCTCCCACTCCTCGCGCCACCGGTAGTTCGAGGACCCGGAGCAGTACGCCTCTCCCTCGGAAGGGGACCAGTCCGCGTCCCGCACGCTTCGGAGATACGGCGTCCAGGACCACGGCCAGACGTCCTCCACGTTCGACGTGCGACCCCCGCACGCGGACGAGTAGAGAGCCCGGATCGGCAGCCCCTCGCTCACGAGCACCTCGCCCTTCGTGAGGTCCAGGGCGCGGTCGCTCTGCGCGTTCTCGCGGGAGATGCCGCCGTAGACCTGATCCTCGACCGACGCGTAGAGATCGAACCCGAGCGCGGCGCGCCGTCCCAGATAGGAGAGCGTGTAGGAGCGGGCGGCCACCGCCTGCGCCTTCACCGCCTCGAAGTCGGACTCGGGGGGCTTGCCGATCTCGTGCGGCAGGACGCTCCTCAGGTAGCTCTCGAAGTCCACCTCGTTCACGATCGTGAGACCGTCGGGATTCGAGGCGAAGATCCGGAAGGTC
Protein-coding sequences here:
- a CDS encoding GNAT family N-acetyltransferase, which encodes MTILETKRLLLRSFTEGDLDAYAAMHADPEVMRYLNSGTPLSRGDAWRSMAVMVGHWTLRGFGMWAVEEKSTGAVVGRVGLYEPEGWPGQEVGWALARAHWGKGYAFEAAEASLDHAFHTLHWPRAISLIDPDNQRSIRLAERLGERFVREVELQGRATLLYGIERSAWRTPR
- a CDS encoding DUF2723 domain-containing protein, whose protein sequence is MTPLVGFGAIAVYAWLTPPVSGLGDGPEFTVGLATAGLVHPPGYPLYLLAGHPFVRSLHALGASWAWASNLWSGVGAALAVALTFAVARRLVSVDRRAEGLALLAALLPAALLAFNPVLSREAVEAEVNSWALAWTMGIVLCFVALMLRVEEGSAPRSTEAMGWGVVCGIGLAHHPMSVLVAVPLTAALGVSLARRGWLGPRLGLAALAGAMVPLAAYAWVGWRAAHPAPGQWRDIAPTWQSVWHHVTAARYRMYVGSFAPDLESRRLLAVGVYPYLLPGILLLVAAYGRAVRSPERRLLWLGLFAAAVAPALGARAYGVPDPAPYFLPAVGISLLGLAPLAGVLLRRGLPGAALLGTGLAAAMGLAWNEAFEARARYRDVEHFDRQVRDLWSQVPQDRVIVLWHADQVSRLVEYQVLRGERSAAWVGTPDWLLDPVVRGELRRRYGADPVAHLTVPRVSPRDPHAERIRMEFFEEAAFRLASEAGVPVYWFDPTVPLLRRVPQMGSATYP
- a CDS encoding choice-of-anchor B family protein, whose protein sequence is MNGSHCFRNTGAVAAALLLLSLTSHPAPAQTSRNITLLSRVHSYKEYSACWSYVHHDGREYAILGATNGASIVRLTDPTHPVEVAFIPLKDTSWHEMKQYRQHVYISTDGLHTGTRALEILDMGDPDRPKRVGSFNTDLGFIHTVTVDEERGLLYLNGMPPEEHEALRASKRDAAMRGDVEIMRHPEGPGFGSMHIYSLADPERPVEVGHYGEYVHDLHVRGTRGYASLVYDGFLAVLDLSDPSDPKEIHRFHSPRFFTHSAWTSADERYLYICDEMSGPRSLSAWDIGDIQNPVPVWAHEALPRHIPHNPRVRGNDLFLSHYTAGVRVWDLSNPAWPVEYGFYDTFDSFDGGFYGNWEVAPYFPSGIFVISDINSGLYVFRMEPKRHGIVRGTVRDQTSGAPLAGATITAQPGGMTVRSGFDGRFAMALDAPGSYTLTVTAFRYQAGTFSPAGVTVGSDETILAALPRSDAGFIEGTVTASGGDPLSDAELVLEGTPSRGTSDATGRFRIEPVPAGAYVLRCLRPGFAPERRDVTLDASGVTSDFTLLPAAFYDDAETDRGWKLQISKDDAVTGRWIRDVPVGSGVPSFFQPQPGADHTPGTGTRCFVTGNFPDPFNPFAGSVTEGKTTLTSPSLSVEGLADPRLGFWRWYTNEWPAIFFAVEDALMTQISGDGGRSWITVDSSLRTTNAWEYVEIRVRDWLPSASSVQVRVVAEDGGMEPSLVEAALDDFAVYSGGGGSARLAPSMARGSSLEPLPFSLRRSGPNPSRDGSARASLSLRRPAAVDAEVFDVHGRLVRSLRMGTLPAGTHEVAWGGRLRDGSPALSGLYWMRVRAGSENAALRIVVTR
- a CDS encoding SpoIID/LytB domain-containing protein yields the protein MRRSLVLALVLVALSVISGCAGTRREEPVTTPAPTPPAGTPPSDGTPGGPPPPAVEAWRHAHSIRVGLAVYAPSFLVAGSTEWTLSVQGGREVARRPAAVPLQIARVGEEAIEVLREGEDVPLWRGTNEDTLLLTPSAQGYSGWGGKWYRGTFRIFASNPDGLTIVNEVDFESYLRSVLPHEIGKPPESDFEAVKAQAVAARSYTLSYLGRRAALGFDLYASVEDQVYGGISRENAQSDRALDLTKGEVLVSEGLPIRALYSSACGGRTSNVEDVWPWSWTPYLRSVRDADWSPSEGEAYCSGSSNYRWREEWEVDAFMASLRRHAPSEGGDAGVLAGDLVDVRVKSRGRSGRVGELAVVTTRGEWTVRGDRTRWAIRRPGKDAILRSAFLKIGVLRDRKGRATQVIATGAGNGHGIGLCQWGAMGMAKAGKSYRQILGHYYRRAKLMIL